A genomic segment from Streptomyces antibioticus encodes:
- a CDS encoding ATP-binding cassette domain-containing protein, producing MSTDPHVADSHDLIRVHGARVNNLKDVSVELPKRRLTVFTGVSGSGKSSLVFGTIAAESQRLINETYSAFVQGFMPTTARPEVDVLEGLTTAITVDQQRMGGDPRSTVGTATDANALLRILFSRLGTPHIGPPSAYAFNVASVSASGAITVERGAKKAVKATFNRTGGMCPRCEGRGSVTDLDLTQLYDDSKSLNEGALTIPGYKAGGWGYRLYSESGFYDPDKPIRDYTKRELHDFLHREPTRMKIAGINMTYEGLVPRIQKSMLAKDKESMQPHIREFVERAVTFSTCPECDGTRLSEGARASKIDGVSIADACAMQITDLAAWIRGLDEPSVLPLLTTLGQTLDSFVEIGLGYLSLDRPAGTLSGGEAQRTKMIRHLGSSLTDTTYVFDEPTTGLHPHDIQRMNDLLLRLRDKGNTVLVVEHKPEVIAIADHVVDLGPGAGGAGGTVCFEGTVEELRAGDTVTGRHFDDRATLKDTVREPSGALEIRGASTNNLQDVDVDIPLGVLTVVTGVAGSGKSSLLHGSIPADAGVVSVDQSPIRGSRRSNPATYTGLLDPIRKAFAKANDVKPALFSANSEGACPACNGAGVIYTDLGMMAGVATTCEDCEGKRFDASVLEYRLGGRDISEVLAMSVTEAEEFFGSGEAHTPAAHRVLQRLADVGLGYLTIGQPLTTLSGGERQRLKLATHMGDKGGVYVLDEPTTGLHLADVEQLLGLLDRLVDSGKSVIVVEHHQAVMAHADWIIDLGPGAGHDGGRIVFEGTPADLVADRSTLTGEHLAAYVGA from the coding sequence ATGAGCACGGACCCGCACGTCGCCGACAGCCACGACCTGATCCGCGTGCACGGCGCGCGTGTGAACAACCTCAAGGACGTCAGCGTCGAACTGCCCAAACGCCGGCTGACGGTGTTCACCGGGGTCTCCGGCTCGGGCAAGAGCTCGCTGGTGTTCGGCACCATCGCGGCCGAGTCGCAGCGGCTGATCAACGAGACCTACAGCGCCTTCGTCCAGGGCTTCATGCCGACCACCGCCCGCCCCGAGGTCGACGTGCTCGAAGGGCTGACCACCGCGATCACCGTCGACCAGCAGCGGATGGGCGGCGACCCGCGCTCCACCGTCGGCACCGCCACCGACGCCAACGCCCTGCTGCGGATCCTCTTCAGCCGGCTCGGCACCCCCCACATCGGCCCGCCCAGCGCCTACGCCTTCAACGTGGCCTCGGTGAGCGCGAGCGGCGCGATCACCGTGGAGCGCGGCGCCAAGAAGGCCGTGAAGGCCACCTTCAACCGCACCGGCGGCATGTGCCCGCGCTGCGAGGGCCGCGGCTCGGTCACCGACCTCGACCTCACCCAGCTCTACGACGACTCCAAGTCCCTCAACGAGGGCGCGCTCACCATCCCCGGCTACAAGGCCGGCGGCTGGGGCTACCGCCTCTACAGCGAGTCCGGCTTCTACGACCCCGACAAGCCGATCCGCGACTACACCAAGCGCGAACTCCACGACTTCCTGCACCGCGAGCCCACCCGCATGAAGATCGCCGGGATCAACATGACCTACGAAGGTCTGGTCCCGCGCATCCAGAAGTCCATGCTCGCCAAGGACAAGGAGTCGATGCAGCCGCACATCCGCGAGTTCGTGGAGCGCGCGGTCACCTTCAGCACCTGTCCGGAGTGCGACGGCACCCGCCTCAGCGAGGGCGCCCGCGCCTCGAAGATCGACGGCGTCAGCATCGCCGACGCCTGCGCGATGCAGATCACCGACCTCGCCGCCTGGATCCGCGGCCTGGACGAGCCCTCGGTGCTGCCGCTGCTCACCACCCTCGGCCAGACCCTCGACTCGTTCGTGGAGATCGGCCTCGGCTATCTCTCCCTGGACCGCCCGGCCGGCACCCTGTCCGGCGGCGAGGCCCAGCGCACCAAGATGATCCGCCACCTCGGCTCCTCGCTCACCGACACCACCTACGTCTTCGACGAACCCACCACCGGGCTGCACCCGCACGACATCCAGCGCATGAACGACCTGCTGCTGCGGCTGCGCGACAAGGGCAACACGGTGCTCGTCGTGGAGCACAAGCCCGAGGTCATCGCCATCGCCGACCATGTCGTCGACCTCGGCCCGGGCGCCGGCGGCGCGGGCGGCACCGTCTGCTTCGAGGGCACCGTCGAGGAACTGCGCGCCGGGGACACCGTCACCGGACGCCACTTCGACGACCGCGCCACGCTCAAGGACACCGTCCGCGAGCCGTCCGGGGCGCTGGAGATCCGCGGCGCGAGCACCAACAACCTCCAGGACGTGGACGTCGACATCCCGCTCGGCGTCCTCACGGTCGTCACCGGCGTCGCGGGCTCGGGCAAGAGTTCGCTGCTGCACGGCTCGATCCCCGCCGACGCCGGGGTGGTGTCGGTCGACCAGAGCCCGATCCGGGGCTCGCGGCGCAGCAACCCGGCCACGTACACGGGGCTGCTCGACCCGATCCGCAAGGCGTTCGCCAAGGCCAACGACGTCAAGCCGGCGCTCTTCAGCGCCAACTCCGAGGGCGCCTGCCCCGCCTGCAACGGCGCCGGCGTGATCTACACCGACCTGGGGATGATGGCCGGCGTCGCCACCACCTGCGAGGACTGCGAGGGCAAGCGGTTCGACGCGTCGGTCCTCGAGTACCGGCTCGGCGGCCGGGACATCAGCGAGGTGCTGGCGATGTCGGTGACCGAGGCCGAGGAGTTCTTCGGCTCGGGCGAGGCCCACACCCCGGCCGCGCACCGCGTCCTTCAGCGCCTCGCGGACGTCGGCCTCGGCTATCTCACCATCGGCCAGCCGCTCACCACGCTGTCCGGCGGCGAGCGGCAGCGGCTGAAGCTCGCCACGCACATGGGCGACAAGGGCGGCGTCTACGTCCTGGACGAGCCGACCACCGGTCTGCACCTGGCCGACGTCGAGCAGTTGCTCGGCCTGCTCGACCGGCTGGTGGACTCGGGGAAGTCGGTCATCGTGGTCGAACACCACCAGGCGGTCATGGCCCACGCCGACTGGATCATCGACCTCGGCCCCGGCGCCGGCCACGACGGCGGCCGGATCGTCTTCGAGGGCACCCCGGCCGACCTGGTCGCCGACCGCTCCACCCTCACCGGCGAGCACCTCGCGGCGTACGTCGGCGCCTGA
- a CDS encoding helix-turn-helix transcriptional regulator, which produces MYLAQQHRTASSFTVRGRPYETGRLQAAWERCRDGRGSVLTLHGPVGSGRTELLDALGEFVASQGAHVLTAAGSPLERDFPLGVVRQLFQSPLLPDGIAAEAARLIENGLAPALAPAWPEPDGTDADVPMRPTPHLLHRLSSLLLEYARQAPVLLAVDDRQDADVQSLEFLLYLTRRTRGARILTVLCSRENMTPRDPFFEVELASRPDHERVRLRLFGHEAIADLLRERLGPDAAQRYAGEVLDLTGGNPLLVRAVVEDQQPGDPGGRLVIGENYRRGVMNCLHRIDPLALRLARGVAALGRPAGTALLAELLLLAKDSPPRALYLLHSAGLFRDGDFRHRSGGGDLLAAMRPAELAALHRRAAELLRATGASAEHVAEQYRAAEGQIRAPWSAETAPVAAPVDPATGPREAPRPAPAREAGRDDVVIECVPVLPGTEPDEPPTPGRQRSAVRHLFWEGRTEDGVEALARYEADHPRDQDAAAGLRTWIGYWYPTLLPGTGQGPRRGGADAGGPFLDGMRVLTALLAGLPHREAVSRAEHILREGRVAHLPIRSLTAALTVLLYADQPGRAARWCATVGDRTGRGPDSTEGALLAALTAEAALRQGDIRTADAYARAAFQEITPRRWGVGAGFPLATMVGARTALGRHEDAERYLAMPVPEAMFRTPAGLHYLAARAGHHLATGDATAALADYRRCGETMARWGLDHLPALVPWRIGAARAQLALGRTSAARSLIERQLDGLGGGQTRTRGMALRTGAAATDPAERTAVLEEAVQALEDSGDQLELSAALAELSAAHGASGDPEQARSADRRARHLSRVSGAAPAPDRDDELSEAERRVAELAASGLTNREIGKKLFITVSTVEQHLTKVYRKLGVRRRMDLARLLEYRPGLAG; this is translated from the coding sequence ATGTACTTGGCGCAGCAGCACCGCACCGCTTCATCCTTCACCGTCCGCGGACGTCCCTACGAGACCGGCCGGCTCCAGGCGGCCTGGGAACGCTGCCGCGACGGCCGGGGCTCGGTCCTGACCCTGCACGGTCCCGTCGGCAGCGGACGGACCGAACTCCTCGACGCCCTGGGCGAGTTCGTCGCCTCCCAGGGCGCCCACGTCCTGACCGCCGCCGGCTCGCCGCTGGAACGCGACTTCCCGCTCGGCGTGGTGCGCCAGCTCTTCCAGAGCCCGCTCCTGCCGGACGGCATCGCCGCGGAGGCCGCCCGCCTCATCGAGAACGGCCTCGCCCCCGCCCTGGCGCCGGCCTGGCCCGAACCGGACGGGACCGACGCCGACGTCCCGATGCGGCCCACCCCGCATCTGCTGCACCGGCTGAGCAGTCTGCTGCTGGAGTACGCCCGGCAGGCCCCGGTGCTGCTCGCCGTCGACGACCGGCAGGACGCCGACGTGCAGTCACTGGAGTTCCTGCTCTATCTGACCCGGCGCACCCGCGGCGCGCGCATCCTGACCGTGCTCTGCTCGCGCGAGAACATGACGCCCCGGGACCCGTTCTTCGAGGTGGAGCTGGCCAGCCGGCCCGACCACGAGCGCGTCAGACTACGGCTGTTCGGCCACGAGGCCATCGCGGACCTGCTGCGTGAACGGCTCGGCCCCGACGCCGCGCAGCGGTACGCGGGGGAGGTCCTCGACCTCACCGGGGGCAACCCGCTGCTCGTGCGCGCCGTCGTCGAGGACCAGCAGCCCGGCGATCCCGGCGGACGGCTCGTGATCGGCGAGAACTACCGGCGGGGCGTGATGAACTGCCTGCACCGCATCGACCCGCTCGCCCTGCGCCTGGCCCGGGGCGTGGCCGCCCTGGGCCGTCCGGCCGGCACCGCGCTCCTCGCCGAACTCCTGCTGCTCGCCAAGGACTCGCCGCCCCGCGCCCTGTATCTGCTGCACTCCGCGGGCCTGTTCAGGGACGGCGACTTCCGGCACCGCAGCGGCGGCGGAGACCTGCTGGCGGCGATGCGGCCCGCCGAACTCGCCGCACTCCACCGCCGGGCCGCCGAACTGCTGCGCGCCACCGGGGCGTCCGCCGAGCACGTCGCCGAGCAGTACCGCGCCGCCGAGGGCCAGATACGCGCCCCCTGGTCGGCCGAGACGGCACCCGTGGCCGCGCCGGTGGACCCGGCGACCGGACCGCGGGAGGCCCCGCGTCCGGCGCCCGCGCGGGAAGCGGGCAGGGACGACGTCGTCATCGAGTGCGTCCCCGTGCTGCCCGGCACCGAGCCCGACGAGCCGCCCACCCCCGGGCGGCAACGCTCCGCCGTACGCCATCTGTTCTGGGAGGGGCGCACGGAGGACGGCGTCGAGGCCCTGGCCCGGTACGAGGCCGACCACCCGCGCGACCAGGACGCCGCCGCCGGGCTGCGCACCTGGATCGGCTACTGGTACCCGACGCTCCTGCCCGGCACCGGACAGGGCCCCCGCCGGGGCGGCGCCGACGCGGGCGGGCCCTTCCTCGACGGCATGCGCGTCCTCACCGCCCTGCTGGCGGGACTGCCGCACCGGGAAGCGGTGTCGCGCGCCGAGCACATCCTGCGCGAGGGCCGCGTCGCCCACCTGCCCATCCGCTCCCTGACCGCGGCCCTGACCGTGCTCCTCTACGCCGACCAGCCCGGCCGGGCGGCGCGCTGGTGCGCCACCGTCGGCGACCGGACCGGCCGCGGGCCCGACAGCACGGAGGGCGCGCTGCTCGCCGCGCTGACGGCGGAGGCCGCACTGCGCCAGGGCGACATCCGGACCGCCGACGCGTACGCCCGCGCCGCGTTCCAGGAGATCACCCCCCGCCGGTGGGGCGTCGGCGCCGGATTCCCGCTGGCCACCATGGTGGGCGCGCGGACCGCCCTCGGCCGGCACGAGGACGCCGAACGCTATCTGGCCATGCCGGTGCCGGAGGCGATGTTCCGCACCCCGGCGGGACTGCACTACCTCGCCGCCCGCGCCGGACACCACCTGGCGACCGGGGACGCCACGGCCGCCCTCGCCGACTACCGCAGGTGCGGGGAGACGATGGCCCGCTGGGGCCTGGACCATCTGCCCGCCCTCGTCCCGTGGCGCATCGGCGCCGCCCGCGCCCAGCTCGCCCTCGGCCGCACCAGCGCCGCCCGCTCCCTGATCGAGCGGCAACTCGACGGCCTGGGCGGCGGACAGACACGCACCCGGGGGATGGCCCTGCGCACCGGCGCGGCGGCGACGGACCCCGCCGAGCGGACAGCCGTACTGGAAGAGGCCGTCCAGGCCCTGGAGGACTCCGGCGACCAGCTCGAACTGTCCGCCGCGCTCGCCGAACTCAGCGCCGCCCACGGCGCGTCGGGCGACCCCGAGCAGGCGCGCAGCGCGGACCGCAGGGCCCGTCATCTCTCCCGGGTCTCGGGCGCCGCCCCGGCACCGGACCGCGACGACGAACTCAGCGAGGCGGAACGGCGGGTGGCCGAACTCGCCGCGTCCGGCCTGACCAACCGCGAGATCGGAAAGAAGCTCTTCATCACCGTGAGCACGGTGGAACAGCACTTGACGAAGGTCTACCGCAAACTCGGGGTCCGCCGCAGAATGGATCTCGCCCGGCTGCTGGAGTACCGCCCAGGACTCGCAGGTTGA
- a CDS encoding AMIN-like domain-containing (lipo)protein, with translation MARSRTIWVTAALMTATLGAAVVPATAAPAAAPRAAAACPTGWGSLPKTDYTGTLDSVTNARTGRHDCYDRFVVDVPGAAAADIGYFVQYVDRFIADPSGIPIPVTGGAILEVRVNAPAYNPETGASTYPGRFARPLPGVNVTGYSTFRDTKYGGSFEGQTQFGLGVRARLPFRVLPLDGRLVVDVAHSWTATR, from the coding sequence ATGGCACGAAGCAGAACCATCTGGGTCACCGCCGCTCTCATGACCGCCACGCTGGGCGCCGCCGTGGTGCCCGCCACGGCCGCTCCCGCCGCCGCGCCGCGCGCGGCCGCCGCCTGCCCGACCGGCTGGGGCAGCCTCCCGAAGACCGACTACACCGGCACCCTGGATTCCGTGACCAACGCGCGGACCGGCCGCCACGACTGCTACGACCGGTTCGTCGTCGACGTCCCGGGCGCGGCGGCCGCGGACATCGGCTACTTCGTCCAGTACGTGGACCGGTTCATCGCCGACCCGTCCGGCATCCCGATCCCCGTGACCGGCGGCGCCATCCTCGAAGTGCGGGTCAACGCGCCCGCGTACAACCCCGAGACCGGCGCCTCCACCTACCCGGGCCGGTTCGCACGGCCGCTGCCGGGCGTGAACGTCACCGGGTACAGCACCTTCCGGGACACCAAGTACGGCGGCAGCTTCGAGGGCCAGACGCAGTTCGGGCTCGGCGTGCGCGCCCGGCTGCCGTTCCGGGTGCTGCCACTGGACGGCCGTCTCGTGGTGGACGTCGCCCATAGCTGGACGGCGACTCGCTGA
- a CDS encoding helix-turn-helix transcriptional regulator: protein MGSRSEQGQRLEDLARLRRVRDRIDREYARPLDVEALARGVHMSAGHLSRQFRLAYGESPYGYLMTRRIERAMALLRRGDLSVTEVCFTVGCSSLGTFSTRFTELVGVPPSVYRREQAAATDGMPSCVSKQVTRPVRNREAPAPGGP, encoded by the coding sequence GTGGGGAGTCGGAGTGAGCAGGGGCAGCGGCTTGAGGATCTTGCCCGGTTGCGGCGGGTCCGTGACCGGATCGACCGGGAGTACGCGCGGCCGCTGGACGTCGAGGCGCTGGCGCGGGGTGTGCACATGTCGGCGGGGCATCTCAGTCGGCAGTTCCGGCTCGCCTACGGGGAGTCGCCGTACGGCTACCTGATGACCCGGCGGATCGAGCGGGCCATGGCGCTGCTGCGGCGCGGGGATCTCAGTGTCACCGAGGTCTGTTTCACCGTCGGATGTTCCTCGCTGGGCACCTTCAGTACGCGTTTCACCGAGCTGGTCGGGGTGCCGCCGAGCGTCTACCGGCGTGAGCAGGCGGCCGCGACGGACGGGATGCCGTCCTGTGTGTCGAAACAGGTGACGCGTCCGGTCAGGAATCGAGAAGCGCCGGCACCGGGCGGCCCCTAG
- a CDS encoding SRPBCC family protein has translation MAGHTQNEITIAAPLELVWDMTNDVANWPQLFSEYASAEILSVEGNKTTFRLTMHPDENGTVWSWVSERETDRDARTVKARRVETGPFAYMNIRWRYEKVREGTRMEWTQDFEMKPEAPVDDDWMTDNINRNSKVQLALIRDRIEKAAAEQGAAPGLTD, from the coding sequence ATGGCCGGACACACCCAGAACGAGATCACCATCGCCGCACCGCTGGAGCTGGTCTGGGACATGACCAACGACGTGGCCAACTGGCCGCAGTTGTTCAGCGAGTACGCCTCCGCCGAGATCCTCTCGGTCGAGGGGAACAAGACCACGTTCCGGCTCACCATGCACCCGGACGAGAACGGCACCGTGTGGAGCTGGGTCTCGGAGCGGGAGACGGACCGGGACGCGCGCACGGTCAAGGCCCGCCGGGTCGAGACCGGCCCCTTCGCGTACATGAACATCCGCTGGCGCTACGAGAAGGTGCGCGAGGGCACGCGGATGGAGTGGACCCAGGACTTCGAGATGAAGCCCGAGGCGCCGGTCGACGACGACTGGATGACCGACAACATCAACCGCAACTCCAAGGTCCAGCTCGCCCTGATCCGGGACCGCATCGAGAAGGCCGCCGCCGAACAGGGCGCCGCACCGGGCCTGACCGACTGA
- a CDS encoding methyltransferase, translated as MTTAQTAPPQPPPASPPPSMRLRELAFGAAAAAALRAAARLGVADALGERPTTVDDLAAAVKTEPRQLRRLLRALSCYGVFAERPDGTFAHTDVSRLLREDDPHSLRAITLWCTEPWTWDAWPKLDEAVRTGHNVVQDLYGKEFFVYLNEDAPESADVFNRAMTTSSVQSARDVAEFLDLSGAASVADIGGGQGHVVASLLEKYPAMRGTLLDLPRVVENADARLREGGALAGRVEVVPGDCRAAIPVQADVYIIKNILEWDDESTARTLRNVIAAGGPGTRVVVIENLVDDTPSMRFSTAMDLLLLLNVGGAKHTTDSMVSRLTEAGLVIDDIRPVNPYLHAFDCHVPA; from the coding sequence ATGACGACCGCACAGACTGCCCCGCCCCAGCCCCCGCCCGCGTCCCCGCCCCCGTCCATGCGCCTGCGGGAACTCGCGTTCGGGGCCGCGGCGGCCGCCGCCCTCCGCGCGGCCGCCCGGCTCGGCGTCGCCGACGCCCTCGGCGAGCGGCCCACGACCGTGGACGACCTCGCGGCCGCGGTGAAGACCGAACCCCGCCAGCTCCGCCGGCTGCTGCGGGCCCTGTCCTGCTACGGCGTCTTCGCCGAGCGGCCCGACGGCACGTTCGCGCACACCGATGTCTCCCGGCTGCTGCGCGAGGACGACCCGCACAGCCTGCGCGCCATCACCCTGTGGTGCACCGAGCCCTGGACCTGGGACGCCTGGCCCAAGCTGGACGAGGCGGTCCGCACCGGCCACAACGTCGTCCAGGACCTGTACGGCAAGGAGTTCTTCGTCTACCTCAACGAGGACGCCCCGGAGTCGGCGGACGTCTTCAACCGGGCCATGACGACGTCCAGCGTGCAGTCCGCGCGCGACGTCGCCGAGTTCCTCGACCTGTCGGGGGCCGCGTCGGTGGCCGACATCGGCGGCGGCCAGGGGCATGTGGTGGCGAGCCTGCTGGAGAAGTACCCGGCGATGCGCGGCACCCTGCTCGACCTGCCGCGCGTGGTGGAGAACGCCGACGCCCGGCTGCGCGAGGGCGGCGCGCTGGCCGGCCGGGTCGAGGTCGTGCCCGGCGACTGCCGCGCGGCGATCCCGGTCCAGGCCGATGTGTACATCATCAAGAACATCCTGGAGTGGGACGACGAGAGCACCGCGCGCACCCTGCGCAACGTGATCGCGGCGGGCGGCCCGGGCACCCGGGTCGTGGTCATCGAGAACCTCGTCGACGACACGCCGTCCATGCGGTTCAGCACCGCCATGGACCTGCTGCTGCTGCTCAACGTGGGCGGGGCGAAGCACACCACGGACAGCATGGTGTCCCGGCTGACGGAGGCGGGCCTGGTCATCGACGACATCCGCCCGGTCAACCCGTATCTGCACGCCTTCGACTGCCACGTGCCCGCCTGA
- a CDS encoding VOC family protein, giving the protein MDITIHASFLPHDDPDASLAFYRDLLGFEVRNDVGFGGKRWITVGPVGQPATSIVLTPPAADPGVTEDERRVIAEMMAKGTYGALLLATPDLDDTFARLEATAEVVQEPTEQPYGIRDCAVRDPSGNLIRIQERR; this is encoded by the coding sequence ATGGACATCACGATTCACGCGAGCTTCCTCCCGCACGACGACCCGGACGCCTCCCTGGCCTTCTACCGCGACCTGCTCGGTTTCGAGGTCCGCAACGACGTCGGATTCGGCGGGAAGCGCTGGATCACCGTCGGCCCCGTCGGGCAGCCCGCCACCTCGATCGTCCTGACGCCGCCGGCCGCCGACCCCGGTGTCACCGAGGACGAGCGGCGCGTCATCGCCGAGATGATGGCCAAGGGCACGTACGGCGCCCTCCTGCTCGCCACCCCCGATCTCGACGACACCTTCGCCCGCCTGGAGGCCACCGCCGAGGTCGTCCAGGAGCCGACCGAGCAGCCGTACGGCATCCGTGACTGCGCCGTCCGCGACCCCTCCGGCAACCTGATCCGGATCCAGGAGCGGCGCTGA
- a CDS encoding right-handed parallel beta-helix repeat-containing protein, whose protein sequence is MKKCHIAYLACTAALVGTAVGAAPPVHHRTLHVVHPGESVQKAVDAAKPGDTVLLTPGTYRESVSLTTSGVTLRGTGPRTVLRPAPVTTTKKAANSCAAAGHGICVTGTKDRKVERVTIAGLTVSGFTKHGVYAVDTDRLTVRRVTAEKNGVWGIATEASTRGVYRDNTARDNGDAGLFLANTVTAEQGATDTRGTVVARNRLEGNRIGVTVRRLRNLSVDRNHFTGNCAGVFVVGDENKPKAGLVTVRGNRIVDNNKSCPKTARLDALQGSGIVLTGAEDSLVTRNVITGNAGASPLSGGIVLFKSIVGAASERNRISDNVLRDNAPADLVNADTGQGNTFERNDCRASRPTGLC, encoded by the coding sequence ATGAAGAAATGCCATATCGCGTACCTGGCGTGCACCGCCGCGCTCGTCGGAACGGCCGTCGGCGCCGCCCCACCGGTCCACCACCGCACGCTCCATGTGGTCCATCCGGGCGAGTCCGTGCAGAAGGCGGTGGACGCCGCGAAGCCGGGCGACACCGTTCTCCTCACCCCGGGCACCTACCGCGAGAGCGTCTCCCTGACCACGTCCGGGGTGACCCTGCGCGGTACCGGCCCCCGTACGGTCCTGCGGCCGGCCCCCGTGACCACCACCAAGAAGGCCGCGAACAGTTGCGCCGCGGCCGGCCACGGCATCTGCGTCACCGGCACCAAGGACCGCAAGGTCGAGCGCGTGACGATCGCCGGGCTGACCGTCTCCGGCTTCACCAAGCACGGTGTGTACGCCGTGGACACCGACCGGCTGACGGTGCGCCGGGTGACCGCCGAGAAGAACGGCGTGTGGGGCATCGCCACCGAAGCCTCCACGCGCGGCGTCTACCGGGACAACACCGCCCGTGACAACGGCGACGCGGGCCTGTTCCTGGCCAACACCGTCACCGCGGAGCAGGGCGCCACGGACACCCGCGGCACCGTCGTCGCCCGCAACCGGCTGGAGGGCAACCGGATCGGCGTCACCGTCCGCCGGCTGCGCAACCTCTCCGTCGACCGCAACCACTTCACCGGCAACTGCGCCGGTGTCTTCGTCGTCGGCGACGAGAACAAGCCCAAGGCCGGTCTGGTGACCGTGCGCGGCAACCGCATCGTCGACAACAACAAGTCCTGTCCCAAGACCGCCCGGCTGGACGCCCTCCAGGGCTCCGGGATCGTCCTGACCGGCGCCGAGGACAGTCTCGTGACCCGGAACGTGATCACCGGCAACGCCGGCGCCTCCCCGCTGTCCGGCGGCATCGTCCTGTTCAAGTCCATCGTGGGCGCCGCCAGCGAACGCAACCGGATCAGCGACAACGTGCTGCGCGACAACGCCCCGGCGGACCTCGTGAACGCGGACACCGGGCAGGGCAACACCTTCGAGCGCAACGACTGCCGGGCGTCCCGTCCCACCGGACTGTGCTGA
- a CDS encoding TcmI family type II polyketide cyclase, which produces MHQALIVARMAPGAAPDIAGIFEESDRGELPHLVGVRRRSLFQFGDVYLHLIESEQDPGPAIAKVSGHPQFQDISTRLTPFVSAYDPATWRSPKDAMARRFYLWERETAG; this is translated from the coding sequence ATGCACCAAGCCCTGATCGTCGCCCGGATGGCCCCCGGCGCCGCCCCGGACATCGCCGGCATCTTCGAGGAGTCCGACCGGGGGGAGCTGCCGCACCTGGTCGGTGTCCGCCGGCGCAGCCTCTTCCAGTTCGGTGACGTGTATCTGCACCTCATCGAGTCCGAGCAGGACCCGGGACCCGCCATCGCCAAGGTGTCGGGACACCCGCAGTTCCAGGACATCAGCACCCGGCTGACCCCCTTCGTCAGCGCCTACGACCCCGCGACCTGGCGGTCCCCGAAGGACGCGATGGCGCGGCGCTTCTACCTCTGGGAGCGCGAGACGGCGGGCTGA
- a CDS encoding acyl carrier protein, with protein sequence MSERITVEELAELMKKSAGVTVPPAELRQQSDTGFDALGVDSLGLLGIVGELENRYGTPMPPDAERSKTPRQFLDLVNSALMTGA encoded by the coding sequence ATGAGTGAGCGCATCACGGTCGAAGAGCTGGCCGAACTCATGAAGAAGTCCGCCGGCGTCACCGTCCCGCCGGCCGAACTCCGGCAGCAGTCCGACACCGGCTTCGACGCCCTGGGCGTCGACTCGCTCGGACTGCTCGGCATCGTCGGCGAACTGGAGAACCGGTACGGCACCCCGATGCCGCCGGACGCGGAGCGCAGCAAGACGCCCCGGCAGTTCCTCGACCTCGTCAACAGTGCCCTCATGACAGGAGCGTGA